From a single Calothrix sp. NIES-2098 genomic region:
- a CDS encoding surface antigen variable number: MITVRSTPTLNRPLKFRFDLKPLTFGFVLAAVLSNYQDAIAQTPNPQTLPPGRIEEVPTTPLPADVLPKPPENNQLLPPPTLPDPSIPGQDDSHAKFRVDRIEVVGSTVFKPEQFAAITNPFVGKELTFAELLQIKDAITKLYTDKGYVTTGALITPQTVEAGTIKIQVIEGSLQEIKISGNRRLRSQYIRDRIQLGAGKPLNIPRLMEKLQLLRLDPRIQNLSAELQMGVSPGTNILQVEVQEADTFSLTASLDNGRSPSVGSFRRGIDLQQANLLGFGDTLSVGYANTDGSNTINLNYALPINPHNGTLWFGFNQGWNNVIEEPFSVLDIQSNTTSYEFGYRQPLLQRPTQDLTVGLSFSRQESQTELGIDNIGPFRLSPGADAQGRTNISALRFFQEYTQRSNRHVFAVRSQFSLGVDWFDANVSQDGPDSRFFAWRGQAQWVRQLAPDTLFLARGDLQLAADSLVPLEQFGLGGQVSVRGYRQDTLLTDNGMLFSAEFRLPILRAPKLGGVLQLTPFIDVGKGWNTKGDNPSPSTLVGTGLGLLWKQGNNFSARLDWGIPLTSVEGEKRSLQENGLYFSVQYSPF; the protein is encoded by the coding sequence ATGATTACCGTCAGATCTACGCCGACATTGAATAGGCCTCTCAAATTTCGCTTCGATCTGAAACCTCTCACATTCGGCTTTGTTTTAGCCGCAGTACTGAGTAACTATCAGGATGCTATTGCCCAAACTCCAAATCCTCAAACTTTACCGCCTGGAAGGATAGAAGAGGTTCCGACTACTCCCTTACCTGCGGATGTGTTGCCCAAGCCACCAGAAAACAATCAATTACTTCCGCCGCCAACACTACCAGATCCGTCAATTCCCGGACAGGACGACTCTCATGCTAAATTTCGGGTCGATCGCATTGAAGTTGTTGGCAGTACAGTCTTCAAACCAGAACAGTTTGCTGCAATTACCAATCCCTTCGTTGGCAAAGAACTGACATTTGCAGAATTACTGCAAATCAAAGATGCGATTACGAAGCTTTACACTGATAAAGGCTATGTCACTACAGGGGCATTGATTACACCGCAGACAGTAGAAGCTGGCACGATTAAAATTCAGGTCATCGAGGGTAGTCTGCAAGAAATCAAAATCAGCGGTAATAGACGATTGCGCAGTCAATACATTCGCGATCGCATCCAACTTGGGGCGGGAAAACCCTTGAATATCCCACGCCTAATGGAAAAACTCCAACTGCTACGCCTCGATCCGCGAATTCAAAATCTCTCAGCGGAATTGCAGATGGGTGTAAGTCCGGGAACCAATATATTGCAAGTCGAGGTGCAAGAAGCCGACACATTTTCACTCACAGCTAGCCTCGATAACGGGCGATCGCCTAGTGTTGGCAGTTTCCGTCGGGGAATAGATCTCCAACAAGCCAATTTACTTGGTTTTGGTGACACCCTGAGCGTCGGATACGCCAATACCGATGGTAGTAATACAATCAATCTCAATTACGCACTACCAATTAATCCTCACAACGGCACTCTTTGGTTTGGTTTTAACCAGGGTTGGAACAACGTGATTGAAGAACCATTCAGCGTCTTGGATATTCAATCAAATACGACATCTTACGAATTTGGCTATCGCCAACCATTGCTGCAAAGACCTACTCAGGATTTAACTGTCGGGTTGTCGTTCTCGCGCCAAGAAAGTCAAACAGAGTTGGGCATTGATAACATTGGCCCGTTTCGACTTTCGCCTGGTGCAGATGCCCAAGGCAGAACCAATATTTCTGCCCTCCGCTTCTTTCAGGAGTATACCCAGCGCAGCAATCGGCACGTGTTTGCAGTGCGATCGCAATTTAGCTTGGGTGTAGATTGGTTCGATGCGAATGTGAGTCAAGATGGCCCGGATAGCCGCTTTTTCGCTTGGCGGGGACAAGCGCAATGGGTGCGACAGTTAGCACCAGATACTTTGTTTTTAGCTAGAGGCGATTTACAACTAGCAGCAGATTCTCTAGTGCCTTTAGAACAATTCGGTCTGGGCGGACAGGTAAGTGTACGAGGCTATCGCCAAGACACATTACTTACAGACAATGGGATGTTGTTTTCCGCAGAATTTCGGTTGCCGATTTTACGTGCGCCCAAGCTGGGAGGAGTGCTGCAACTGACACCCTTTATCGATGTGGGTAAAGGTTGGAATACCAAAGGCGACAATCCCTCACCAAGTACGTTGGTAGGTACGGGATTAGGACTGCTATGGAAACAGGGCAATAACTTTTCAGCCCGTTTGGATTGGGGTATACCGCTGACATCAGTAGAGGGGGAAAAGCGATCGCTTCAAGAAAATGGTTTGTACTTCTCAGTGCAGTATTCACCGTTTTAA
- a CDS encoding filamentous hemagglutinin-like protein gives MKTTSMRLVLVNSILRISIPLSATLLCWSVSNAQVTSDNTLNTTVSQSGDNFTIINGNLRGNNLFHSFSQFSIPTGGSALFDNPIDVQNIFARVTGGSVSNIDGLIRANGSANLFLLNPAGILFGPNASLNIGGSFVATSANSVVFADGLKFSATDTVSPPLLTISVPTGLQFGSNPGAITVQGSGHNAQLGDALQVSGLNLGTRGLQVQPEKTLALVGGNVALDGGLLSAPGGQIELGSITSGNVVLNSIPQGFMLSYPNTSSFGDIQITQRALASTRDLSEKSGGAIQIQGKQVSIQDGSLILVQNRSNQTAGDIVINATDFLDIIGKSPDFKSSSSLVNETTSSGAAGNVLITTPQLNIDRGGYIFNRTFSKASAGNIVINTDDMRVNGFALGDPSPFRSVSQILAASYAGGQGGNIAISTQNLSVLAGANIAARPYNSGKGGDLNIKADTIQVTTAGSPSGNYFSLISTATFGSGNAGNLNIDTRTLSVQGGGRVSASSIVLGNAGSLTINASESIDVSGVKDAQNPSYIGTAVRPVGFFSNISKANAGDTTINTPIFNITDGATVFVQNLGSGTAGTLRINANTLKLHNTANISASTKAGEGGNINLQLRDILLMRQGSFVSAEAGGSGNGGDITIAAPVIVGLENSDIIANAVQGRGGNIQITTQSILGLEYRDQLTPENDITASSQFGLSGTVQVNTIGIDPNSGLVELPANVTDPSQKIATGCAARQGSRFVATGRGGLPQNPTQQVTSDRTWSDVRDISEYKKTSEVITQTPTSAEDLIQATSWHRNADGKVELVATPSPRQVQSQLTCAAIPKS, from the coding sequence ATGAAAACAACCTCTATGCGGCTGGTTTTGGTAAATAGCATTTTGAGAATTAGCATACCTTTGAGTGCTACTCTCCTCTGCTGGAGTGTCAGCAACGCCCAAGTAACATCCGACAACACCCTCAACACCACTGTCTCTCAAAGTGGCGATAACTTTACTATCATCAACGGTAATCTGCGAGGGAATAATCTATTCCATAGTTTCAGTCAGTTCTCAATACCTACAGGTGGTTCTGCCCTCTTCGACAATCCAATCGATGTCCAAAATATCTTCGCCCGTGTCACAGGAGGTAGTGTATCCAATATCGATGGGCTAATCCGCGCCAATGGTAGCGCCAATTTGTTCCTACTTAATCCTGCGGGGATTTTGTTTGGGCCTAATGCCAGTCTTAATATTGGCGGCTCGTTTGTTGCTACAAGTGCTAACAGCGTAGTATTTGCAGATGGCTTGAAGTTTAGTGCCACCGATACTGTATCGCCTCCCTTATTGACTATTAGCGTCCCTACTGGCTTGCAATTTGGCAGCAATCCCGGAGCCATTACTGTTCAAGGATCTGGGCATAATGCACAACTGGGCGACGCACTTCAGGTTTCTGGACTAAATCTCGGTACAAGAGGACTACAGGTGCAACCTGAAAAAACCCTAGCATTAGTGGGTGGAAATGTGGCGTTGGATGGAGGCTTACTCTCCGCACCAGGAGGACAAATAGAACTCGGTAGCATTACTAGCGGAAACGTTGTTCTCAATTCCATTCCTCAAGGATTTATGCTGAGTTATCCCAATACTTCAAGTTTTGGCGATATTCAAATTACCCAACGAGCTTTAGCATCTACACGCGATCTCAGCGAAAAAAGTGGCGGAGCTATCCAAATTCAGGGCAAACAAGTCAGCATCCAAGATGGTTCCCTGATATTAGTACAAAATCGCAGTAATCAAACTGCTGGCGATATTGTAATCAATGCTACAGATTTTTTGGATATTATCGGCAAGTCCCCTGATTTTAAGAGTTCCAGCAGTTTAGTGAATGAAACTACATCCTCCGGTGCGGCAGGAAATGTTTTAATTACCACTCCACAATTGAATATCGATCGCGGTGGCTATATCTTCAACCGTACTTTTAGCAAAGCATCAGCTGGCAATATTGTAATCAATACTGATGATATGCGGGTCAATGGTTTTGCGTTGGGCGATCCTTCCCCTTTTCGATCGGTAAGCCAAATCTTAGCCGCTTCTTATGCGGGTGGACAGGGTGGAAATATTGCCATCTCCACTCAAAATCTGTCTGTTTTGGCTGGAGCCAATATAGCAGCAAGACCCTATAATTCTGGCAAGGGCGGCGATCTCAATATCAAGGCAGATACGATTCAGGTGACGACTGCGGGATCTCCCAGCGGTAATTATTTTAGTTTAATTTCTACTGCCACATTCGGGTCTGGTAATGCTGGGAATTTGAACATCGATACCCGCACGCTGTCAGTGCAAGGTGGCGGGAGAGTGTCTGCTTCTAGCATAGTTTTAGGAAATGCAGGTTCGCTTACCATCAATGCGTCTGAATCAATTGATGTGAGTGGTGTCAAAGATGCTCAAAATCCCAGCTACATTGGTACAGCCGTTCGTCCTGTTGGTTTTTTTAGTAACATTTCCAAAGCTAATGCAGGTGACACCACCATTAATACGCCAATTTTTAACATTACTGATGGTGCAACAGTTTTTGTCCAAAATCTTGGCTCTGGTACAGCTGGCACTCTGCGCATTAATGCCAATACCCTCAAACTTCACAATACAGCAAACATTTCAGCGTCTACAAAAGCGGGAGAAGGCGGCAACATCAACCTGCAACTGCGGGACATATTGCTAATGCGTCAAGGCAGTTTTGTCAGTGCAGAAGCAGGTGGTAGTGGCAATGGTGGCGATATTACGATCGCCGCACCCGTGATTGTAGGGCTGGAAAACAGTGATATTATTGCCAACGCTGTACAAGGACGGGGTGGTAACATCCAAATCACCACTCAAAGCATCCTCGGACTGGAGTATCGCGACCAACTGACCCCCGAAAATGATATCACCGCCAGTTCCCAATTTGGCTTAAGTGGCACAGTTCAAGTCAATACCATCGGTATCGATCCGAACTCTGGTTTAGTTGAACTGCCAGCAAATGTCACAGATCCATCTCAAAAAATTGCTACAGGCTGTGCGGCTAGGCAAGGCAGCCGATTTGTTGCCACAGGACGGGGTGGTTTACCGCAAAATCCCACGCAACAGGTAACGAGCGATCGCACTTGGTCTGATGTCCGCGATATCTCTGAATACAAAAAAACGAGTGAGGTAATTACTCAAACACCCACATCGGCAGAGGATCTCATCCAAGCTACTTCTTGGCATCGCAACGCTGACGGCAAAGTCGAGTTAGTTGCAACCCCATCTCCCAGACAAGTGCAGTCGCAGTTAACTTGTGCTGCGATTCCGAAGAGTTAA
- a CDS encoding filamentous hemagglutinin family outer membrane protein, giving the protein MKITFVCLGLVCGVVAAGMSPSVMAQIISDGTTKTFVNPNGNNFIIINGTTKGNNLFHSFSNFSIPNKGSAIFDLVNTPNITTIFSRVTGGNVSQIDGLIQTINNNPNNAVSLFLMNPNGIILGQNAKLDISGSFVATTANSIKFQDGVEFSAANSATTPLLTMSVPIGLQMGQNSGTITVQGTGHLITTGFFAPADRSQNPIGLQIQAGNTLGLIAKGVNFSSGVVTTNGGGHLEIGSISDGLVKLNLTSTGLVGDYSAVSQFNDINFAKQSLLDASGSGGSIQLQGRNISFTEGSGALLQNVGIQQPAKGITVKATETVSLTRNTSDGKLSSFIQIDNLGITPTGDINLAAAQLSLKDGANIHNWTFTPINGGNITANITGAIVVDGFVPTNPIVSTSITSITLNSGKAGDINVSANDLRILDSGSISTISAGSGQAGILQFNIADLLEIAGNNPFTALSSSVISSASNTGDSGSSFINTSRLVIRDSGLLGSSTVASGVAGNVIVNASKSVEVRGKDDGSILPARIASSAEIVDPVTQAILRLPAIPSGKAGSLTIKTPLLKVTDGGLVTVRNDGPNSAGDLQINANAIFLSNQGIINASTASGNGGDVKLNIQDYLLMRHNSLISATAAGKGNGGNVSINVPIAIGLENSDIIANAFEGRGGNINITTQGIIGLEFRNTLTPRIDPTNDITASSQFNVNGTVQINNIGVDPNSGLVELPANVTDPSQQIATGCAASQGSRFVATGRGGVPQNPTQEVGSDRTWSDVRDLNAFHKTQALQAQTPTIPQVLAPATSWHRNAQGKIELVADNSSTRVRSLLTCAAISQQRAN; this is encoded by the coding sequence ATGAAGATAACTTTTGTGTGCTTGGGTCTAGTCTGTGGTGTTGTAGCTGCTGGAATGTCCCCATCAGTAATGGCTCAGATAATATCAGATGGCACAACCAAGACCTTCGTTAATCCCAATGGCAATAATTTTATAATTATTAATGGTACTACAAAAGGTAACAATTTATTTCACAGCTTCAGTAATTTCTCTATCCCAAATAAAGGTTCTGCAATCTTTGATTTAGTTAACACACCCAACATTACAACTATCTTTAGTCGAGTTACGGGTGGAAACGTTTCTCAGATTGATGGATTAATTCAAACCATTAATAATAATCCCAATAATGCGGTCAGTTTGTTTTTAATGAATCCTAACGGGATTATCTTGGGACAAAATGCCAAGTTAGATATTAGTGGTTCCTTTGTGGCAACGACGGCGAATAGTATCAAGTTTCAAGATGGAGTCGAGTTTAGTGCAGCAAACTCCGCAACAACACCATTGTTAACCATGAGTGTACCTATTGGGTTGCAGATGGGGCAGAATTCGGGAACAATTACCGTACAAGGAACTGGACATCTCATTACCACCGGATTTTTTGCCCCCGCCGATCGCAGCCAAAATCCCATCGGATTACAAATTCAGGCAGGCAATACCTTGGGATTGATTGCTAAAGGTGTAAATTTCTCTAGTGGTGTTGTGACTACAAATGGAGGTGGACACCTAGAAATAGGTAGTATTAGTGATGGCTTAGTCAAGCTCAACTTAACTTCAACTGGACTAGTTGGAGACTATTCCGCAGTCAGTCAATTCAACGACATTAATTTTGCAAAACAATCTTTGTTAGATGCCAGTGGTAGCGGTGGTTCAATCCAATTGCAAGGACGAAATATTAGCTTCACGGAAGGTTCTGGTGCTTTACTGCAAAACGTTGGGATACAACAACCCGCCAAGGGAATTACAGTCAAAGCTACTGAAACTGTTAGTCTCACACGAAATACATCCGATGGCAAATTAAGCAGTTTTATCCAAATCGACAACTTAGGTATCACACCAACTGGAGATATCAACCTTGCTGCTGCGCAATTATCCCTCAAAGATGGAGCAAACATCCATAACTGGACATTTACACCCATAAATGGTGGCAATATTACAGCCAATATTACAGGTGCGATCGTAGTTGATGGATTTGTCCCCACCAATCCCATCGTTTCAACTTCCATCACCTCCATCACATTGAATTCTGGTAAAGCCGGTGATATTAACGTCTCAGCTAATGACCTCAGAATTCTCGATAGTGGCAGTATTAGTACTATATCCGCAGGTTCCGGCCAGGCTGGAATTTTACAATTTAATATCGCAGATTTACTTGAAATTGCTGGCAATAACCCCTTTACAGCATTATCTAGTTCAGTAATTTCATCGGCTAGTAATACAGGTGATTCTGGTAGCTCCTTCATCAACACATCTAGACTAGTAATTCGAGATAGTGGACTGCTGGGTTCTAGCACCGTTGCATCAGGTGTAGCAGGTAACGTGATAGTCAATGCTTCCAAATCTGTAGAAGTTAGAGGTAAAGATGATGGTTCGATTCTTCCTGCCCGTATTGCTTCAAGTGCCGAAATTGTCGATCCAGTTACTCAAGCTATCCTTAGACTTCCTGCCATTCCTAGCGGTAAAGCAGGTTCTCTTACCATCAAAACCCCTTTGTTAAAAGTCACAGACGGAGGATTGGTCACTGTCAGAAATGATGGACCGAACAGTGCAGGAGATTTGCAGATTAATGCCAATGCAATTTTTCTCAGCAACCAAGGTATCATCAACGCATCAACTGCTTCTGGGAATGGGGGAGATGTCAAATTAAACATACAAGATTATCTGCTGATGCGTCACAATAGCCTTATTTCGGCCACCGCCGCAGGTAAAGGTAATGGTGGTAATGTGTCAATTAACGTACCGATCGCCATTGGGTTAGAAAACAGCGATATTATCGCTAACGCTTTTGAAGGTCGTGGTGGCAATATCAACATTACTACTCAAGGAATAATCGGTCTAGAGTTTCGTAATACCCTCACACCTCGCATAGACCCGACCAATGATATTACTGCAAGTTCCCAATTCAACGTTAATGGTACGGTACAAATCAATAACATTGGAGTTGACCCCAATTCTGGTTTAGTCGAATTACCAGCAAATGTCACCGATCCATCACAGCAAATTGCTACAGGCTGTGCGGCTAGTCAAGGCAGTCGATTTGTAGCTACAGGACGAGGTGGTGTACCACAAAATCCCACCCAGGAAGTGGGCAGCGATCGCACTTGGTCTGATGTCCGCGATCTGAACGCATTCCACAAAACACAAGCTTTACAAGCGCAAACACCAACAATACCACAGGTTCTTGCACCAGCTACTTCTTGGCATCGCAATGCCCAAGGTAAGATTGAGCTTGTTGCAGATAACTCTTCTACGAGGGTGCGATCGCTCCTTACCTGTGCAGCTATTTCTCAACAGCGAGCGAATTAA
- a CDS encoding filamentous hemagglutinin-like protein yields the protein MRYFSIQLGLVNQLFTGLILPLGAIFFGSSCVYAQITSDGSLNTTVSQNGDRFMITNGSAAGSNLFHSFGQFSVPTGGSATFDLLNTPNISKIFSRVTGGSISNIDGLIQTINSSNPVSLFLLNPNGIVFGSNASLNIGGSFVGTTANSVKFADGTEFSATNLTNQPLLTMNVPIGLQMGSNPGAITVQNTGHRLNFFINPLVSSPDRSNNPLGLSVNNGNTLALVGGEIALDGGVLTTPSGHIELGSASNGTVNLNISSPIWSFDYSNLQQFGNIQLSHQSLADASGTPGGSIHFQGRNISLNDGSAALLIHQGGGNSGDISVNASGSLTLRGLGTDGFPQSLLRADNFGDAGAGNIVVSASQLFLQDGGSLHGMNFGAGAGSNISVEIGDLLQVVGLSPISGFASSINTISRSSGKSGDIRVITNKMQILDGAVIGNSPWADGLGGNTTINASDSIEISGENSKNLADSVIVVGTFSQANAGQLTINTPKLRLRDGGGIVASTVNSGNGGDLVINASDTVEVSGVGSISGLPSRIGARAELLAPPIRQLFGLPDAITGNTGKLVLNSPHLEITDGAIVGVDHQGIGDAGKLEINAGSIRLDNGGSLTAATAQGEGGNIFVQTNDLLMRRGSSIVTNAGGIGNGGNITINSPVIVGWENSDIVANAVEGNGGNINITTQGIFGLQYRDRLTSENDITASSKFGVNGTVNINTIGVDPNSGLIELPANVTDPSQQIATGCAASQGSRFVATGRGGVPQNPNQQVTSDRTWSDTRDISAFRQTQLVQAKILPSPETLVQATSWRRNAQGKVELVAAKSSNQMQPSLTCAAMTKN from the coding sequence ATGCGATATTTCTCTATTCAGTTGGGTTTAGTTAATCAATTATTCACAGGTTTAATACTGCCATTAGGGGCAATATTCTTTGGGAGTAGCTGTGTCTATGCTCAGATAACTTCAGATGGCAGCCTGAATACCACAGTCTCTCAAAATGGCGATCGCTTCATGATTACTAATGGTAGTGCCGCAGGCAGCAATCTGTTTCACAGCTTTGGGCAGTTTTCCGTTCCCACAGGTGGTTCAGCCACATTTGATTTACTCAATACACCCAACATTTCCAAGATTTTCAGCCGAGTCACTGGGGGTAGCATTTCCAATATTGATGGCTTGATTCAAACAATCAATAGCAGCAATCCTGTGAGTCTATTCTTACTCAATCCCAACGGCATCGTATTTGGCTCCAATGCCAGCCTGAATATTGGTGGTTCGTTTGTGGGGACGACAGCTAATAGCGTTAAGTTTGCCGATGGAACGGAGTTTAGCGCTACGAATTTGACGAACCAACCTCTATTAACAATGAATGTACCCATCGGTTTGCAAATGGGAAGTAATCCTGGTGCGATTACCGTCCAGAACACCGGACATCGTTTGAATTTCTTTATCAACCCTCTAGTCTCTTCTCCAGATCGCAGCAACAATCCTCTGGGATTAAGCGTTAATAACGGCAATACCTTGGCATTAGTTGGCGGAGAAATTGCTTTAGATGGTGGAGTATTAACTACACCCTCTGGACATATTGAACTTGGTAGCGCCAGCAACGGAACAGTTAATCTCAACATCTCCTCTCCTATTTGGAGTTTTGACTATAGTAATCTTCAGCAATTTGGTAATATTCAGCTTTCGCATCAATCCCTAGCCGATGCTAGTGGTACTCCTGGGGGTTCGATTCACTTCCAAGGTCGGAATATTAGTTTAAATGATGGTTCTGCTGCCTTATTAATTCACCAAGGAGGTGGCAATTCAGGCGATATTAGCGTTAATGCTAGTGGATCGTTAACACTCCGGGGATTGGGCACAGATGGATTTCCACAAAGTCTGTTGCGTGCTGATAACTTTGGCGATGCGGGAGCAGGTAATATTGTCGTTTCTGCTTCACAACTATTCCTCCAAGATGGGGGATCTCTGCATGGCATGAATTTTGGTGCAGGCGCAGGAAGTAATATCTCTGTAGAAATTGGGGATTTGCTTCAGGTTGTGGGACTATCACCAATTAGCGGATTTGCCAGTTCAATTAACACAATCAGCAGAAGTTCTGGGAAAAGTGGTGATATTCGAGTTATCACCAACAAAATGCAAATTTTAGATGGTGCTGTCATTGGTAATTCTCCTTGGGCAGATGGTCTAGGAGGTAACACCACAATTAATGCTTCTGACTCCATCGAAATCAGCGGTGAAAATTCAAAAAACTTGGCTGATAGCGTCATAGTTGTAGGCACGTTCAGCCAAGCGAACGCGGGTCAATTAACTATTAACACTCCCAAACTCAGGTTGCGAGATGGTGGAGGCATAGTAGCCTCTACCGTCAATAGCGGCAACGGTGGGGATTTGGTAATCAATGCTTCCGATACTGTTGAAGTCAGTGGCGTAGGTAGCATTTCTGGTCTTCCCAGCCGCATCGGTGCTAGAGCAGAGTTGCTCGCACCACCGATTCGGCAACTATTTGGATTACCAGATGCGATCACAGGTAATACGGGCAAACTCGTCCTCAATAGCCCACACTTGGAAATTACAGATGGAGCAATTGTTGGTGTTGACCATCAAGGTATTGGTGATGCGGGAAAACTAGAAATTAATGCAGGTTCAATCCGGTTGGATAACGGTGGTAGCCTGACTGCTGCAACTGCTCAGGGTGAAGGTGGTAACATTTTTGTCCAGACAAATGATTTGCTGATGCGTCGTGGTAGTTCAATAGTGACGAATGCAGGCGGGATTGGTAATGGCGGTAACATTACTATTAACTCTCCCGTTATCGTCGGCTGGGAAAACAGCGATATCGTCGCCAATGCAGTCGAAGGTAACGGCGGAAACATTAACATTACTACCCAAGGCATATTCGGCTTACAATACCGCGATCGCCTCACCTCAGAAAACGATATCACTGCGAGTTCTAAATTTGGGGTCAACGGTACAGTAAATATTAATACTATTGGTGTCGATCCAAATTCTGGCTTAATTGAACTGCCAGCAAATGTCACCGATCCATCACAACAAATTGCTACAGGCTGTGCGGCTAGTCAAGGGAGTCGGTTTGTAGCTACAGGACGGGGTGGTGTACCGCAAAATCCTAACCAACAAGTAACGAGCGATCGCACTTGGTCTGATACCCGCGACATCTCCGCATTTCGTCAAACTCAGCTAGTACAAGCCAAAATCCTCCCATCTCCAGAAACCCTTGTCCAAGCGACATCCTGGCGAAGAAATGCCCAAGGAAAAGTGGAATTAGTTGCGGCTAAATCTTCTAATCAGATGCAACCATCCTTAACCTGTGCTGCCATGACCAAAAATTAA